The Plasmodium knowlesi strain H genome assembly, chromosome: 10 genomic sequence AAACCGGTGCCGGGCTTTGCGCCAAAGATGCCACGAGTAGTTATGGGAAGGAGGTAAAGCAGACATGCGTTAGCCACCAAAAGGGGGTGTTTCCCCTTACAGGAGGGAAAGTACTCTTACGGAGATGTAGAATGGGATGTGAGCCGAACTTGAGGAGGTGGGCGCATGCCATGCGGAGTATTTGTCTTCGTGTCTTCACTTGCTTACCGATTTTCCCCGCCTGGTTTACTGTGCAGTGATAGTCTATGAGACCTTTCTCACCTGTGCAGTCATTAGCCCACTCGTTAAGTCACTCtacttttccccctttttttttgttttcttaattcttttcatttttttcgttttcattttcattttcattttcatttttttcattttcatttttttttttttttttttttttttgtgtgaatTTACGTATACATACCTTTTGCAAATGCGAAATGGGTGTCCCTCATTTGTGGTTATCCTATAGAGGTAAGCAAGGAGAGCGGAAAGGCAAAACGCGATGTTGTGCCttcgtttgttttttccccgtACTCTTCCCCCTTGCGACTACGGGCGTTTTAACCGTGAATAAGAACAAATGACTATCTCACTTTACGATAACATGGAGACATAAGGAGGAAGGGTGCACATATCATATAGGggacaacaacaacaaaaaaaaaaaaaacataccaCTCAACTGCAACGAGAAGAATACTTCTCCCGCATGTTCGTGCGCAGgggggatatttttttttttttttttttttttttttttttttttagtagaTAATTCTACGTAGTGGGGAAAAGCTGATATTAAGATATAAGGATGATAACTCGCCGGTTGGGTTCTCGTTTCAGTGGGGTGTGCATaccttgtgcattttttggGGACATCTAAAATGGGTGTGTACATGAATGGTGGGAAAATTGGACCCCCGGAGATTTTCCAATTTCGTTCTGTTGTTATGTAAGTAGGTTGATGAAATATAAATTGGTGGATCCTAATTGACCACCCACCAtggggtggtggtggtgccCAGCGTGTGCACATATCGCGCCGTGTTAAGGGGTAAGAATTGTCGTGAAGCATACTGGTTCGAAATGATGAGGGGAAAATGGCGCAGTGCTAAGAGGTGTATTCCTGGGGCGTTTGTCTCTGTGGGTGTGTAACGTGCCTCGCGCGTTGTGTAAGTCCAGTTGTGCTCTCCTGTACGTATTCCCCACTGCGGTTTCATTTTCCGCATCCCTGGTGACGAACAAAATCCCTTATTCGTCTCTAAAACATAGTGTGTAACAGATCATGCATCccgaatattttttttttttttttttttttttttttttttataatattgcCAAATCAAGGAGGCAgtataaaaatgtgtaaaaaaaaaaaaaatatgaacaagcaataaaaaaagtaatgttttttttttttttttttttttcccattacaCAAAAGTTAGAAAAGATCAAATAGTAAAATCTGTTGGACGATGGTTACTCCGGCGTAATCCTAGGCGAAGTCTGTTTTAGGGGTGGCCACAGCAGTCTGGGTGGTCATAACTGCCTAGCTGCATAGAGGCAATAATGTGAAATGTTGGAAACTTGATGGTTCTCTTCCCTCCCTTCCTTTTACGTTGCACCGATTGAGCTAAAGGAGAATGCGTACACCCACTTGGACATATGCACAAGGGATGAAAACCGAAGTGCTTTCCCGCTGATAGAATTGCACCCcacccacacacacacccttTCCCGTGAAAGCAAAATGACCATTAGAAAGTACCACTGCGCTTTCGTTTGCCTCCTCATCTTCGGGATGGTAAAGAATATGTCTGTTGAATACAGAAGACACCACATGCGTGATGTAACGGCGAGAAGAAAACATCGAACTGCTCGTAATGATTGTGGGGAGGAGGGAGGCAGTCTAATTTGGTTCCAAGGTAGGGTTTTGCGTGGGGCGTCTACTGAGATGCTCAGGGGGGAGGGACTTGAAACGGGGGTCCATTCTTCTTCGATGTCTTCCGCGTCGCCGTCTTCCCCCCCACAAGTTGATCACCTTCTCCAAGATGATTCACACAACATGGATGAAATGATAACAAaattgagagaaaaaaaaatgattataaaatttaaacaagaagaaaacgcATTGCAGTCTGCTCTTGTTGAAGAAAACACCGTAAACCTATTAGGATCATGTGGGAGAGTGAAGAAGCTGAATCACATACACCTTTACCTGTATGAGGTTTTCTCAAACATCAACGAGAGAGCGCTAAAGAATTGCTTGCAACTGTTGAGCAGTGAGCATATGTTGGTCGAAGAGGATTTCCAGATACATCCCGTCGAGGGGGGAGGTTGCGGGAGCGGTATGGATGACCTTATCCCTATTAAAGAGATGGGCGGGATTAGGGGGGAGGCTCCCGTTAGAAATGGAAACAGTCTACGTAGACACCCTGGCAGTGATGGCAGCTTTCAACTGAGCAACCAGATGGcgtttaataattttttgaaaagacTCCAAAGTAACCGGAAGGGGACAAATATCATTAAGGGGTACGACCAAACGAGGATGAAGGAAGGCACGGAGTTGTCGGAACCTCATGAACAGAACGATGTAAACGTGTGCATCGTCGATACCGGGGTCGACTACAATCACCGAGATTTGCATGACAACGTTGTACATGTACTTCATGGACGGGATGTGATATTGGACCAGAAGGAAAATGACGAAAATCGGAGCgcagagaaggaatgtgatCGGGTTGATGGAGATGACGGTCCAGATGGAATGGATAACCACGGGCACGGGACATTCATAGCGGGCATAATTGCAGGAAATTCAAAGAGAGAAAACCACGGAATTAAAGGAATTTGTAAGAGAGCTAAACTAACCATATGTAAAGCGCTCAACAGTAAAAACGCAGGTTTCGTTAGTGATATTTTAAAGTGCTTTAATTTCTGTGCATCGAAAGAggcaaaaattattaatgCGAGTTTTGCCAGTACAAAGAATTATTTATCGTTATTTGAAGCTTTGAAGAccttggaggaaaaaaatattttagtCGTTTCATCATCCGGGAATTGTTGTCCTACGTCAGAATCGAAGAACGCATTTCCGGAATGTAATTTAGACGTGAAGAAGGTGTACCCTACCGCTTATTCTAAGAAGCTACGTAACCTTATCACCGTTTCGAATATGattcagaagaaaaatgcgCAAGTTTCCTTATCTCCTGATTCTTGCTATAGCGCCAAATATGTCCATTTGGCTGCACCCGGGGATAACATAATTTCTACCTTCCCAAAGAACAGGTATGCCATCAGTAGCGGTTCCTCTTTCTCTGCCGCTGTCGTTACTGGCTTAGCTTCGCTCGTGCTATCAATCAATGGTAGTTTGAGGATCGAGGAGGTGATTCGCCTTTTGCGTGAGTCCATTGTGCAAACGGAGTCGCTCCGCAATAAGGTGAAGTGGGGGGGGTTCCTGGACGTGCACCACTTGGTTAGCTCGACCATTGCGCTTTCCCACGGGAGGACGGAAATAGCCAAGGAATGAAATCCTATCTACGGTGCCCACACGGGCATCCTTTTTTAgcgtctttattttttctttttttttctttttttttcttttttttttctttattttttctttttttttcttttttttttcttttttttttctttttttttctttttttttcttttttttcgtctttgtttttgtattgactttttttgtttttgtctgGTTCGCTTTTCCGTGTTGGTTTAACTCCCTTAAAGGGGCAGTTGTGAAGGATTCCTGTCCTGCTCTCCTTCGGAAGGAGCCCAAGGAAGTTCCTCACAGGCCACTCCACAGGTAGCCACGTGTACTGGGCTCCAACTATTTGTTAtcaaagtttttttttccttacagaGTGCCGAAGCAGGTGACAGACGTCAccgcagggggggggaggggcgTGAACTCTCCCGCATTTGTAGAAAAGTTTGCCACgaaataggggaaaaaaaaaaaaaaaaatacctacTGATGATGCTtttacttaattttttgtttaaccCGTTTAGGTGCTCCTACACGTGTAGGAAAATTGCGCACTTTTCTGCGACACTTTTgcggaattatttttttcccttttgaggGGAAAAGTGGGGATATATAAGGTAAAGCGCTTCATATGATAGtgccttcaaaaaaaaaaaaaaaaaaaaaaacagttgaCCCATACCCCCAGGGATAGTGCTCGACAAGAGGGTTAGAGCCGCTTGGGGATGGAAAACGCTCCAGGGGGGGAAAACAACGCATAGCATATAAGGTGAGCCATAAACGGTTTAAAACCTATAATAAAATCGGTTTGCCATGTTATTACAAAATGCATATCCCCTCCATCCATTTTATTCGCAGCTATCAACTTTGCACTACCGCGGTGGAGAGAGTTATCCGCTTCTTTTCCCCCAACGGGGTGCTTAAAAGGTATGccaacaagaaaaaaaaaaaaaaaaaaaaaaaaaaaatgcccccAAAGTAGCGCAAGCCATCCCCTTAaagaactaaaaaaaaaaaaaaaaaaaaatggataaacaCAGACAATACGTGGAGTAAAATGTGAGCCTATATATATTGCACGCCTGGTGTTCACTTTTCCTGATTAACAAATGGGTGCAATAGAAAAAAGGGGTGGTTGTTAAGCCTCTTGTGCGTGTCCCCCCCCTGCCCACGCCTCGGGGTACCTCTCTTTCTCAAATGTCGTCGTTTCACGCGCACTCGACtctggaaaaggaaaaaaaaaaaaataataaaaaatggaaaagaaaaaaaaagagcacgGCTCAGTGGGGTCAAAAGTACGCAGAAGGattaataaacaaaaaaaaaaaaattaatgcaTAAACGGAATGGCTGATTTTAGTGAATGCTCTTCCCCGCATACCACCGTAGAGGCCAATCACAAAAGTTGCTCGAACGTATTTTAAACTGAATGCACGCGCAGCACAAGAAATATAAGTAGTAAAAAAACACCTGCTCTTTTTTAAgcgtacctttttttttgtattcccTATGATATATGCCCCTTAATGAAGGCATAAAAAAACTGCAtacacaaggaaaaaaaaaaaaaaaaaaaaaaaaaaaaggaaaaaaacaagaggaaaagaagcgcTTCTTTTTGTAAACCCTGCAGAACAgctaaattattttatatataaaatatatatataatatatatatatatatttttttttttttcttcccttgaCAACACtgaaaacaagaaaaaaaatctttttccCGCGTTACTCCCTTGGGTAGTGAACGACTGATATACATTTTCGCGAAAACTGAATTTTGCTTCCAAcgcaaatataaaaatattcacaGAAGCGCGCATCGCTTTACTCCCTCCTCCTCtctctttttctgttccaaAGGGAAGTCCCTTCGAAGTTTGCAAGGTAAGATGAGCGACATGTGACAATGAGGAGTTAATGATATGATTTGCTATGGTCGCGGCGATCCTTGTCGTGCGCGCCGAGGATGTATAAAATACACTGTGGCTTGGGAAAGAATGCTTGACAAAATTTCTTTTCGCAATTATGCATGGTTGTGTACCTACATGGTTGAGGCCCTGTCAAGATatgcatttttaatttggcCCGCTTGTTGTAGCAAACCTTTCGTGTTGCTCTAAGCGGGTACTTCACCTGTGCGTTGCATCCTTACCGCTTCGCCGCTTCATCGCTTCGCTGCTTCATCGTTTCGTAGCTTCGTCGCTTCATCGCTTCATCACTTCATCGCTTCGTCGCTTCATCGTATCTTCACTGCAACAACCGTTTGATCGCTTTGCCTATTAACCACGCAGGACCCAATGGCGACAGTGAGGCCTGTAGCAAACGTGTACAGCACGAAGAACAAGCAGGTGGTTGGAGAAGTGGAAATCCCGGTGGTCTTCCAAACTCCCATAAGGAATGATCTTATACAAGaggtttttaaaaatgtatcgAAGAACAGAAGACACCCATACGCAGTGAAGTATGAGGCCGGGTATGAAACATCAGCTGAATCATGGGGAACAGGAAGAGCAGTGGCAAGAATCCCAAGGGTACCAGGAGGAGGAACCCATAGAGCAGGACAAGGAGCCTTTGGAAATATGTGTAGAGGTGGAGGAATGTTTAACCCAACAAAGATATGGAGAAGATGGGGGAGGAAAGTAAACCTCAAGGAAAAGCGTTATGCAGTTTGTTCATCCATTGCAGCTAGTGGTGTGACATCATTAGTACTAGCTAGAGGACACCGAATTTCTAACATAAAGGAAGTGCCACTGGTAGTTAGCAATGACATGGAATCAATTAGCAAAACGAAAGATGCCTTAAAATTCTTAATAACTTTAGGATTGAAAGATGAGGTAAACAGATTAATTAAATCCAAGAAAGTTAGAgctggaaaaggaaaaatgagaaacaGGAAATATCGAATGAGGAACGGTCCTCTCATAATATACAACAAAGATTCAGGTGTGAAAAAAGCATTTAGGAATATCCCTGGAGTTGATTTATGTAAGGTTACGAAACTGAACCTACTTAAGTTAGCACCAGGTGGGTCCATTGGAAGACTGTGCATTTGGAGTGAGAGTGCATTCAAAAAATTGGACATTATGTATGGAAAGATTTACAAGAAAGAagttacgaaaaaaaattatatcctACCAAAGTCCATTATGGGAAATTCTGATATCTACAGAATCATTAACAGCGAACAGGTTCAGGCAACTCTGCTAGCTAGAAAGAGACCCTGCAAGAAGAGAGTACAGAACAAAAACGCTCTCACGAACTTTGCTGTGAGATGTAGACTGAACCCAGCGTACAAACTACTTAGATCCCTTGCCATcaggaaaatgaagaagagccTTGAGGcgaagaagaacaagaaaaaggaactcAGGGTTAACAAGAAAATCCAGAAGAAGGACCTACAGAAAGTTAACCACGCCTACTACACGAGCATTGCCAATTCGTTGAAAcgcaagaagaagaaggaggagaagaaggctAAGTCGAAGAAAGACGCCGACAAAGCTCTCCTCCCCACCGCAGGGGATGAGTAAGAGTTTCTTACCGGTTTATGCACTGCTCCGGGAGGGAAATAAGATTGAAAAGAGAAGATGAAgcggaaaataaatgaaacagaaaatataaagcaggaaaaatgaaggagaaaaaaatttttcccattgGAGGGACGCCTCCCTGACCACAGGGTTGCCAATCTCTCTCCCTCCCCCCGTGCGCAATGCGACCATCTTGatgcatatttctttttttttcttttttactagttggtaaataaaaaatatatatatgtatatgctgtatatatgtgtggaTGCATGCGCGccctattttattttcagcgccgagttattttttcacccctTTTCCTCTTACATGGCACGTACAACGtgcaattttaaaaacattaATAACTAGAATGCCTGAATTTTTATTGCTTATAATACCAATAGCGTTGTAATACGAGGTGTACCTTTTCGACGTGTCAGTTCTTGTTTTCCCACACCGTGagggaagaaagcaaaagGGGGGATAACACAATATTCTGTGTGTGCGTCACGGGCAACCACTGATGTAGTAACGAATATGCACCGTTGTTACTAATATTAAATGGATTCTGTCAACCTTCACTGGTACAGCCGTGTCGACACGTAGGCacgcaggggaaaaaattgcacatgAGATAAGAGGAAAAATCGACCTCCATTTTTAGCGGAGTTTACGTTGGGCTGAATCGtatgaagaattttttttttttttctttttctcttctgtttgtttgccccttttttgcaaGCAAATTGACAGGAACCTACATGACTAGATCCGCCCACGTATGAATTTCAGTTTTgagttttctcttttttttttttttttttttttttttttttttgcaagttGTTTCGGTAGTAGTACTCCCACTCCTTGACACCCCTCTCCACGTGTACCAGCCGAAGCGTACAGGTTCACATGGATTCAGGTGTGCATGGCCACGCCCTACCTTCCCTCGTGCCGCATACACCACTTCAACAAATGAGTGTCAACCGCATTAACAAAATCCTGCTCTGTTCCAAAGTTGAGTTCAAGTCGATTGGGAAAGTGGAATTCTATGCGAGCGCGTCCAACCGGGTCGTGAGGTAAGTCGGTTCCTTTGCGTATTGGAGGGGCCCCACGGAAGGTCTAGCCATTCAGCGATACTTTTGTCACGTTAATAAAATGGCCAAGCAACTTCCTGCACCTCTTAAGTACATACCCCCCCCTCTATATTCGCACACCCTTGTAGCGACTTTCGAGCCTTCTTTCTGCCAATGCTCAAGTACAGCAATTTCAGCGTGGACTTCGCCTTCCACCCCGCGGATGGAAAAGACGAGAAGGTGGTCCTATGGCCAAGTAAAGCACCTTCATGTTGACACTATGTTTACGTGCATAtgacatatgtgtatgattttgtccgtctgctttttttttttttcttttttcttttttcccttactGTAGAAAGAAAATGCTTTGTACACTCCCATTCTCCAATTTTAGGAAATAAGGACACGCATACCCTCAACTTGGCACTGTACAGGTACAGCCAAGTACTGTACGACCGAATAGTTTTTCTGGACCGGAAGTTCTCCGAGTAGCCTAGCCCCCTTGAAGGAGGATCATTGTAGTAGCGCGAAGTATGGATAAACGAGTTTGAGTGCTGTGcatgttaaaaatggaaaacgagggggggggggaagtgcCCATCACAGGGGGTTCTAAAAGTTGATTTTCCTTCGCATGCACCATAACGTATAATCACCTGCAGGGGTACATATAAGGTATATTTACCTACCAACCCGCTCTATTTGCATGTAAATGAACACTGGCAACAGTCTTTTCCTcgaaaaagaatgaacaaaaaaaaaaaagggggagaggatAGTTGCTCATTAATTTTATCGTTATACGATTAGACTCtcaatttcttcctcttctttctttttcttttcttttcttttttttttgttttctttttttttctttttttttttttttatgttcttgTGCTGAACAATAGTGCCATGCTTTTCGTCTTGTCTACTCCACGCCTGGAGTGCACAATTGACTGAGTGGAAAATATCTTCGCCCTCCACCCCAGGAATTGTGCACTTTTCCGTTAGTGtcattttaaattattcttTCACTTTGCGACTTAGCATGCataacttcatttttgtgtgcTTGGtgaaatttggaaaaatcaCACACCTTTGCTTGAACAGGCGGCCATATGACCCTTCGCCTGTTCCACGCACTCCCCCCCTTCAACTCGACTTCACGTATTTGTATCCTTCGTGGGGTTGGTTGGAATTGGTCCAACGTATTACACTGCACATGTTGCTCCGTTCTTTGCTCTTCCGTTTGATCGTCAAGTCCACTTATACGCACATTTTTTAGGTCGCATTTTACTTTCGCCTTATTCAATCAACGCGTGCCTACGCCTGGCGAAACAAACAAACCACTCCGCGAACGTGCCTACGCGCATACGACGTATTGGTAGTATAATATGTTCTcatgtgtatttttgttttaagatatagtttttttttttttttttttttttttttttcccactttatttttgtttttccaaattttgtcATTCTATTAATCTGTCCACGTTAACTTTTTGCATTTCACGTGCCTTACAAAGCAGACTAATTTTACAGAATAATTTGCGGGGAGTTTTTCGGAGGATACTTCCCACTCCCCCTCGGCATCAGACGGATTGCATGTGCAAGCATCGATCCGCGAATGGCGTGAAGTGGTTGATAATTAAGactatttcttttcttttttttttttttttttttttttttttattttcttcagtCCACCACCTTACCCCAACTGTTTTTGTGTCCGTTTGTTTGACAAAAATTTTGCCCCTTTGTCCGTTAAAGAATTCTGTCCATGTGTCTGTTAAAGAATTCTGTCCATTTGTCTGTTAAAGAATACTGTCCATTTGTTCGTTAAAAAATTCTGACCGTTTGTCTGCCtagttgttccttttttttttttttttttttttttttttttttgtgcgcaCCTTTGGCGGCTTTCCATTTGTTGTCGGTCTAGCatcttttacattttgtgTATCGTCCCCACCCATACACGTCGTTGCCCTCCGTGCGAATCCATGGGGACAGAGAAAGCGAGCAACGGGAatcatgaagaaaaaagcaaaagcaAAAGCAAGAGCAAGAGCAAGGCGGTTCGGCATGTGGCGGAGTCGCCAGGGCGGTTGACCGAAGAATCCCCCAAGAAGGGAGAATTCAAAAAAGCGGTgccaaagaaaaatatcctGGGTAATTACAAAGTGAGCAAAGGGCCTTTCCTGTCGAGCGATAAGTTAGGGAAAAATGTGGACTCGTCTGATAAGGACGATACACCGAGTGGAAACAAGGAAGATAGTGATGAGGAGAGTGACGTTAGCATGGGTGTTGCACGGGGCGGAGGCCCTCGATCGGGAAGAAACACAACGGATGCACTGGGCGCAACCGCGACGAAAAGTGCAACCGCCACGAAAAGTGCAACTGGCACGAAAAACGCAACTGGCACGAAAAGTGGAGCTGGCACGAAAAGCGGAACTGGCACGAAAAACGCAACTGGCACGAATAGAGGAACCActgcaaaagggggaatgACCGATACGGAAGTAAAAGATGGTCCCAGtgacataaaaattttagtGACGAGCGAGGAGCCCTTGCACACGCTGCCATCCGGAGCTGTGGAGAGGAGAGCTCCGTTGAACCCCTTTGCATCCCCCATTTTAGGAAAgtacaggagaaaaaaaaaaaatgccaaaataAAGGTTAAGGACCCAAGGCTTAATAACAACCCACTTGTAGGACGATTAATCGTCTGTATATCGTCAACGGCAATACTCTTTTGGGTCTTCTTCGCAGAGATGATATTTAATTACAATACATTTAATGGAAGATGTATTTCGAAGGTGCTATACCCTATTTACACGGAAAGCGTAATAAAGAAGAGAGAACCGTTTTATGTATTCCTTGGTTATGGAGCATGTGAATACAATTTAGAGGAATCCGCGTCGGATAGACATTTTATTGGAACGAAAGCATCCGACAAAGGTTGGCCCACAAACAAAGTAGAACACAATGCAGATGCAAGAGGAGATTCCAGTTGGGATAGTGTAAATACACGTGTATACAACCAATTAGGAGGACTCAACACAAATTATATAAGAAACTATGGAGAGATTTATCGTCTATTTTGGTCTGTCTATTTGCATGGTGGATTCAtgcacattatttttaatgtatTATGTCAGATACAGATTCTTTGGATGATAGAACCCGATTGGGGATTCCTTAGaacccttcttcttttttttatatccgGAGTTACTGGAAATTTATTATCTGCAGTGTGCGATCCATGTGGTGTCACCATCGGATCCTCCGGTTCTTTATATGGTTTGATAGGGGCACTTTTCACATACCACATAGAATACTGGAAAACTATTCCTAGACCCTGCTCTGTCTTAATCTTTATGGTTATCGTAATTATTTTCGGTATCTTCATTGGTATGTTTGGATATACGGATAATTACGCTCACATGGGAGGTTGCTTAGGGGGCATACTTTATGGTTTTGCTACCATCACGACTGTTTCTGCAGCAGACAAGTGTACCTTGGGAGAACGCATGTTGACATCTCCACCCTTTTCATGGTTCTTGTCTAATGA encodes the following:
- a CDS encoding 60S ribosomal protein L4, putative → MATVRPVANVYSTKNKQVVGEVEIPVVFQTPIRNDLIQEVFKNVSKNRRHPYAVKYEAGYETSAESWGTGRAVARIPRVPGGGTHRAGQGAFGNMCRGGGMFNPTKIWRRWGRKVNLKEKRYAVCSSIAASGVTSLVLARGHRISNIKEVPLVVSNDMESISKTKDALKFLITLGLKDEVNRLIKSKKVRAGKGKMRNRKYRMRNGPLIIYNKDSGVKKAFRNIPGVDLCKVTKLNLLKLAPGGSIGRLCIWSESAFKKLDIMYGKIYKKEVTKKNYILPKSIMGNSDIYRIINSEQVQATLLARKRPCKKRVQNKNALTNFAVRCRLNPAYKLLRSLAIRKMKKSLEAKKNKKKELRVNKKIQKKDLQKVNHAYYTSIANSLKRKKKKEEKKAKSKKDADKALLPTAGDE
- a CDS encoding rhomboid protease ROM4, putative yields the protein MGTEKASNGNHEEKSKSKSKSKSKAVRHVAESPGRLTEESPKKGEFKKAVPKKNILGNYKVSKGPFLSSDKLGKNVDSSDKDDTPSGNKEDSDEESDVSMGVARGGGPRSGRNTTDALGATATKSATATKSATGTKNATGTKSGAGTKSGTGTKNATGTNRGTTAKGGMTDTEVKDGPSDIKILVTSEEPLHTLPSGAVERRAPLNPFASPILGKYRRKKKNAKIKVKDPRLNNNPLVGRLIVCISSTAILFWVFFAEMIFNYNTFNGRCISKVLYPIYTESVIKKREPFYVFLGYGACEYNLEESASDRHFIGTKASDKGWPTNKVEHNADARGDSSWDSVNTRVYNQLGGLNTNYIRNYGEIYRLFWSVYLHGGFMHIIFNVLCQIQILWMIEPDWGFLRTLLLFFISGVTGNLLSAVCDPCGVTIGSSGSLYGLIGALFTYHIEYWKTIPRPCSVLIFMVIVIIFGIFIGMFGYTDNYAHMGGCLGGILYGFATITTVSAADKCTLGERMLTSPPFSWFLSNETKELIEAKAREKKIRGENYRKKQIANKVHKEDAFHIMISLMKKRINDEGRPPCRMKMREWIVRITAASALIIMWIVLFVYLLNETAYKSYTPMGQIKFTGVHTCFCCEITKEKFPFISVGNFYWCFTNEEATKYYCGK
- a CDS encoding subtilisin-like protease 3, putative; translated protein: MTIRKYHCAFVCLLIFGMVKNMSVEYRRHHMRDVTARRKHRTARNDCGEEGGSLIWFQGRVLRGASTEMLRGEGLETGVHSSSMSSASPSSPPQVDHLLQDDSHNMDEMITKLREKKMIIKFKQEENALQSALVEENTVNLLGSCGRVKKLNHIHLYLYEVFSNINERALKNCLQLLSSEHMLVEEDFQIHPVEGGGCGSGMDDLIPIKEMGGIRGEAPVRNGNSLRRHPGSDGSFQLSNQMAFNNFLKRLQSNRKGTNIIKGYDQTRMKEGTELSEPHEQNDVNVCIVDTGVDYNHRDLHDNVVHVLHGRDVILDQKENDENRSAEKECDRVDGDDGPDGMDNHGHGTFIAGIIAGNSKRENHGIKGICKRAKLTICKALNSKNAGFVSDILKCFNFCASKEAKIINASFASTKNYLSLFEALKTLEEKNILVVSSSGNCCPTSESKNAFPECNLDVKKVYPTAYSKKLRNLITVSNMIQKKNAQVSLSPDSCYSAKYVHLAAPGDNIISTFPKNRYAISSGSSFSAAVVTGLASLVLSINGSLRIEEVIRLLRESIVQTESLRNKVKWGGFLDVHHLVSSTIALSHGRTEIAKE